A single window of Nicotiana sylvestris chromosome 3, ASM39365v2, whole genome shotgun sequence DNA harbors:
- the LOC104234512 gene encoding IAA-amino acid hydrolase ILR1-like 4 — protein sequence MDFSRWVFLILILISFSAIPIWSDSSLSEIPINFLNFAKKAEVFDWIVGVRRRIHENPELGYEEFETSKLIREELDKLGISYKYPFATTGVVGFIGSGKSPFVAIRADMDALPMQEMVDWEHKSKNAGKMHACGHDAHIAMLLGAAKILQEHRDILKGTVALVFQPAEEGGGGAKKMIDAGALENIEAIFGLHVNPQFPLGKVSSRPGPFLAGSGFFEAVISGKGGHAAIPQHSIDPILAASNVIVSLQHLVSREADPLDSQVVTVAKFQGGGAFNVIPDSVTIGGTFRAFSKESFQQLRQRIEEVIVGQAAVQRCNATVDFLTKEKPFFPPTVNDKNLHKHFQRVAGDMLGNDHVKDMEPLMGSEDFAFYQEVIPGYFYLLGMQEETNEKLVSVHSPYFKINEEALPIGAALQASLAITYLLEAQSQVPSSSISDHHDEL from the exons aTGGATTTTTCCAGATGGGTTttcttgattttgattttgatttcatTTTCTGCCATACCCATTTGGTCAGACTCTTCATTATCAGAAATTCCTATTAATTTCCTCAATTTTGCAAAGAAAGCTGAGGTTTTTGATTGGATTGTGGGGGTGAGGAGAAGGATACATGAGAATCCTGAGCTGGGATATGAAGAATTTGAGACCAGTAAGCTTATAAGGGAAGAATTGGATAAATTGGGGATTTCATACAAATACCCTTTTGCTACTACTGGTGTTGTTGGTTTTATTGGTTCAGGAAAATCCCCTTTTGTTGCAATCAGAGCTGATATGGATGCTCTTCCTATGCAG GAAATGGTGGACTGGGAGCACAAAAGTAAAAATGCTGGAAAAATGCACGCGTGTGGCCATGATGCTCATATTGCTATGCTTCTCGGTGCTGCAAAAATTCTTCAAGAACATCGAGACATTTTGAAG GGAACAGTTGCTCTTGTTTTTCAACCAGCAGAGGAGGGAGGTGGTGGGGCGAAGAAAATGATAGATGCTGGAGCACTAGAAAATATAGAAGCAATATTTGGTCTGCATGTCAATCCCCAGTTTCCTCTGGGTAAAGTTTCTTCAAGGCCTGGACCTTTTTTGGCTGGAAGTGGTTTTTTCGAAGCTGTAATTAGTGGAAAAGGGGGTCATGCTGCTATTCCACAACATTCGATAGACCCAATTCTTGCAGCATCAAATGTAATTGTCAGCTTACAACATCTTGTTTCCCGAGAGGCCGATCCTCTGGATTCGCAG GTAGTCACAGTTGCTAAGTTCCAGGGAGGTGGTGCATTTAACGTTATTCCAGATTCTGTTACCATCGGTGGCACTTTTCGGGCCTTTTCAAAGGAGAGTTTTCAGCAGCTTAGGCAGCGAATTGAGGAG GTTATTGTAGGGCAAGCTGCTGTACAGAGATGCAATGCAACTGTGGATTTTCTTACAAAAGAGAAACCCTTCTTCCCTCCAACCGTGAACGATAAAAACTTGCACAAACACTTCCAGAGAGTTGCAGGTGATATGCTTGGTAACGATCATGTAAAAGACATGGAACCGCTAATGGGATCAGAGGATTTTGCGTTTTACCAAGAGGTTATTCCTGGTTACTTCTACCTACTCGGAATGCAGGAGGAAACGAATGAAAAACTTGTTTCAGTACATTCACCTTATTTTAAAATCAACGAAGAAGCACTTCCTATCGGTGCTGCACTTCAAGCATCTTTGGCTATCACATATCTTCTCGAAGCACAATCACAAGTTCCTTCGTCAAGTATAAGTGATCATCACGATGAATTGTAA